One part of the Magallana gigas chromosome 5, xbMagGiga1.1, whole genome shotgun sequence genome encodes these proteins:
- the LOC105320574 gene encoding MAM and LDL-receptor class A domain-containing protein 1: protein MGLIQPAVVLLLLLIVLCIAGHAVDKHNGRVMGKREARIVLNELRKRHASHVLKRSADSEIEEEADINLAMIDRELERFEDTLRSNEDKGANQHEAESGEKLIQEALKGNVDPNSDVVNLLESMFVDEGSRHNQHPNGIENIASKKGKVFGDSHDGHRWTRQQIEELNQNGGRKRNFVKSATLWTDNIIPYTIDSSLSRSQRNVDVINKAIQQFTDYTCLKWVPYGSAEANKLSHSTYIEFFSGSGCWSYVGRVFSGKQQVSLQDPGCVSVSTTVHEMGHAIGQHHEQSRSDRDNYVTMLWGNIRGGRSNNNMAKSNTYDRNPYDYESVLQYSLRSFSSNGQPTIEFKDRRLDFLADSATGLMFYDIQDIVDAYNCTETCRGADGNTPLKQCQNGGFVLHTCNCHCPDGLTGDLCQSVRTDPECGPGIIDLADGESRTITSPNFNNGGPYPTGKECVWLVKVMPGKFVKMTIEEMDLTTAGSACDHWLEIQYNLIGQTGPRRCGNVRKETYVTALHGNPTLMLLKFDSAFASTATAGKGFNLTVSSMGGGCRAMPCMYGKCTEVGSDDYTCSCESGFSGKHCDTYSGTGDIFCGFETPNCLFRNPPSNSYIWIITSGSTKSSGTGPSGAKTGSRYLYVETSSPVPSGALFQFESPYFLGGPRCLSFWYHMYGSDMGTLSVSRNGTQLWTKTGDQGNTWHWVQMNVGTSSQTFKVTLEAVKGKGYKSDIAIDDVTLTSGMCTGITPSPATQNPTTRSPVTSFQTTLYPVTSFPTTQTSSPPVVDQDLHCTFETGTSCFLNNSNNDDFDWQIQRGQTPSRGTGPSSAYEGQLYSYTEASGKRKDDVAILESQYGITTTTFCLSFAYHMYGAKIGSLRVEIESPNGDQYLFSKQYAQGKNWIVTSVDVPPSNGKIRFIGVRGKGFCGDIAIDDIHFVNGSCNTAPFTTTPMPSTLPLSCTFETGTECFLKDAGSDDFDWTVRSGKTPSSKTGPSKAAEGIKYAYIEASQKKQGVRATLEGIVQMPKDGDMCLSFNYHMYGETVDSLEVLFQDMSYFHEVGNKGDQWNKAEFTLFNVDSTVAPKIQFTATRGSNYKSDIAIDNVQLTEGECVIDCTSNPCGPNSLCVQETSTTYRCDCRPGFTGVLCDVVLGQANCTFEKGEDCFLGNSTLDDFDWHRKSGRTSSSKTGPGSAKQGSWYAYIEASGRRPGQKAVFVSKYMFESGDRCLTFAYHMYGKTIGSLKVLQETNMNTIEVFSKSGEQSNSYSDWKMASLDIYHHMNDTIVFEATRGKSYSGDIALDDIKYTPGRCACDLIICKNGGTCVNKQNGGLCQCPPQFTGNRCEKKMGLLASCTFDDGSCFLTDITGLDSMDWKITKKRTPSSRTGPSKPLDGNYAYIEASGRRSGDNAILTSAVTSQLSPSGPSCLRFFYNMNGRDMGTLEVFAGERNSKQKVWSISGNQNDKWSPVGVDILPANDLVIMIEAIRGKSYRSDIAIDTIELFDSPCSAGPQPT, encoded by the exons ATGGGTCTCATACAGCCAGCTGTTGTGTTACTTCTGTTGTTGATTGTCTTGTGTATAGCGGGACATGCAGTGGATAAACACAATGGGAGAG TCATGGGGAAAAGAGAAGCCAGAATCGTCCTAAACGAACTGAGAAAGAGACACGCGTCACACGTTTTGAag AGATCAGCTGATTCTGAAATCGAAGAGGAAGCAGATATTAATCTTGCTATGATAGACCGGGAGTTAGAGCGATTTGAAGACACGCTGCGCAGCAATGAAGACAAAGGAGCCAATCAACATGAAGCAGAGAGCGGGGAAAAACTCATTCAAGAAGCGCTGAAG GGCAATGTGGACCCCAACTCTGACGTAGTGAATCTGTTGGAGAGCATGTTTGTGGACGAAGGTTCCAGACACAACCAACAC cCGAACGGTATTGAAAATATTGCCTCAAAGAAAGGAAAAGTGTTTGGTGACAGTCACGACGGACATCGCTGGACGCGGCAGCAGATTGAGGAGCTAAATCAG AATGGCGGAAGAAAGAGGAATTTCGTGAAGTCGGCCACTCTCTGGACAGATAACATCATCCCTTACACCATTGACAGCAGTCTGT CCAGATCTCAAAGAAATGTAGACGTAATTAACAAGGCCATTCAACAGTTCACTGACTACACCTGCTTGAAGTGGGTCCCCTATGGTTCGGCTGAGGCAAACAAGTTATCCCATTCCACCTACATTGAGTTCTTCTCTGGCAG TGGATGCTGGTCCTATGTTGGCAGAGTGTTCTCCGGAAAACAACAAGTTAGTTTGCAGGACCCGGGCTGTGTATCG GTATCGACAACTGTTCATGAAATGGGACATGCAATCGGCCAGCATCACGAACAATCTAGGAGTGACCGAGATAATTACGTCACCATGTTGTGGGGCAACATAAGGGGTGGTAGAAGCAACAACAACATGGCAAAATCCAACACCTACGACAGAAACCCTTATGACTATGAGTCCGTGCTTCAGTATAGTTTAAGG TCATTTAGCTCCAACGGACAACCAACCATTGAGTTCAAGGATCGGCGCCTGGATTTCCTGGCCGATTCTGCCACTGGACTCATGTTCTACGATATACAGGACATAGTTGACGCCTACAACTGTACag AAACGTGCCGGGGCGCCGATGGAAACACCCCCCTGAAGCAGTGTCAGAACGGGGGCTTTGTACTCCACACCTGTAACTGTCACTGTCCCGATGGACTCACGGGGGATCTGTGTCAATCCGTCCGTACTGATCCAG AATGTGGCCCAGGAATTATAGATTTAGCTGACGGAGAATCCAGGACTATAACGTCACCAAACTTCAACAACGGTGGTCCCTACCCAACCGGCAAAGAGTGTGTCTGGTTGGTGAAG GTTATGCCAGGgaaatttgtaaaaatgacCATAGAAGAGATGGACCTTACAACCGCAGGGTCAGCATGTGATCATTGGCTAGAGATACAGTACAACCTGATTGGTCAAACTGGTCCTAG ACGATGTGGAAACGTGAGGAAGGAGACCTATGTAACAGCATTGCACGGGAACCCCACTTTGATGTTGCTCAAGTTTGACAGTGCGTTCGCGTCTACCGCAACGGCGGGGAAAGGCTTCAACTTGACCGTGTCATCTATGGGTGGAG GCTGCAGGGCAATGCCATGTATGTACGGAAAATGTACGGAAGTAGGTTCTGATGATTACACATGCTCCTGCGAGAGTGGTTTCTCTGGAAAACACTGCGACACATACTCTG GAACGGGGGACATTTTTTGTGGCTTTGAAACACCAAATTGCTTATTTAGAAATCCCCCAAGCAATTCTTACATTTGGATAATAACATCG GGCTCCACAAAATCCTCTGGCACCGGTCCTTCTGGCGCTAAAACCGGAAGTCGGTATTTGTATGTTGAGACGTCATCTCCGGTGCCTTCGGGAgctttatttcaatttgaatcTCCGTATTTCTTAG GGGGCCCTAGATGTCTGTCCTTCTGGTATCACATGTATGGCAGCGATATGGGAACCCTCAGTGTGTCACGTAACGGAACACAGCTCTGGACCAAAACAGGAGACCAAGGCAATACTTGGCATTGGGTTCAAATGAACGTTGGAACATCATCACAGACGTTTAAG GTGACGTTAGAAGCAGTAAAAGGAAAAGGATACAAGAGTGACATAgcaattgatgacgtcacattaACGTCAGGAATGTGTA CTGGCATTACTCCATCACCGGCTACACAGAATCCAACAACACGATCTCCAGTGACATCTTTCCAAACAACTCTATATCCAGTAACATCGTTCCCCACAACACAGACCTCGTCACCACCTGTTGTAGACCAGGATCTTCATTGTACTTTTGAAACTGGAACATCATGCTTCCTGAATAACAGCAACAATGATGATTTTGATTGGCAGATTCAAAGA GGTCAAACGCCGTCTCGTGGAACAGGTCCTAGCTCAGCTTACGAGGGTCAACTCTATTCCTACACCGAAGCCTCTGGAAAGCGAAAGGATGATGTAGCCATTTTAGAGAGCCAATATGGCATTACAA CTACGACATTCTGTCTTTCCTTTGCTTATCACATGTATGGTGCGAAAATTGGTTCCCTGCGAGTGGAGATAGAGTCTCCTAATGGCGACCAATACTTATTCAGCAAACAGTACGCCCAAGGAAAGAACTGGATCGTCACAAGTGTCGATGTTCCACCTTCAAATGGAAAG ATCCGGTTCATTGGTGTCCGAGGAAAAGGATTCTGTGGTGATATTGCTATTGACGATATCCATTTTGTAAATGGCAGTTGCAATACTG CTCCTTTCACTACCACCCCAATGCCAAGCACCCTCCCTCTAAGCTGCACGTTTGAAACCGGAACCGAGTGCTTCCTGAAAGACGCAGGATCTGACGACTTTGATTGGACTGTTAGAAGT GGCAAAACGCCATCATCGAAAACTGGCCCGTCGAAGGCAGCTGAAGGAATCAAATATGCGTATATTGAAGCTTCCCAGAAAAAGCAGGGCGTAAGGGCTACGTTAGAGGGAATAGTACAAATGCCTAAAG ATGGAGACATGTGCTTATCATTCAATTACCACATGTACGGAGAGACGGTTGACTCCCTGGAGGTACTTTTCCAAGATATGTCCTATTTTCATGAGGTTGGTAATAAAGGAGACCAGTGGAACAAAGCCGAATTTACTCTGTTTAATGTGGACAGTACAGTCGCTCCAAAG ATACAGTTCACAGCTACCCGAGGATCTAATTACAAAAGCGACATAGCTATTGATAACGTACAACTCACAGAAGGAGAATGCG TGATAGATTGCACGAGTAATCCCTGTGGTCCGAATTCCCTCTGTGTCCAGGAGACTAGCACTACTTACCGATGTGACTGCCGCCCAGGCTTTACTGGAGTGTTATGTGATGTTG TACTTGGTCAGGCGAACTGCACATTTGAGAAAGGGGAGGATTGTTTCCTAGGGAACAGTACTCTCGACGATTTCGACTGGCACCGTAAATCT GGGAGAACTTCAAGCTCCAAAACTGGTCCAGGTTCTGCCAAACAGGGTTCATGGTATGCATACATTGAAGCTTCCGGCAGGCGTCCTGGTCAGAAAGCAGTGTTTGTCTCCAAATATATGTTTGAAA GTGGAGATCGCTGCCTTACGTTTGCATATCACATGTACGGAAAAACTATCGGCTCTTTAAAAGTACTACAGGAAACAAACATGAATACAATAGAAGTCTTTTCTAAATCTGGTGAACAGAGCAATTCTTATTCAGATTGGAAAATGGCTTCGCTTGATATATATCACCACATGAACGATACA ATCGTTTTTGAAGCAACTAGAGGAAAATCATATTCAGGAGACATAGCTTTAGATGACATTAAGTATACTCCAGGAAGATGTG cTTGCGACCTTATAATTTGTAAGAATGGAGGAACATGTGTGAATAAACAAAATGGAGGACTTTGTCAATGTCCCCCACAGTTTACAGGGAATCGGTGCGAAAAGAAAA TGGGTCTTTTGGCGTCCTGTACTTTTGATGATGGCTCGTGTTTTTTGACTGATATTACTGGCCTAGATAGCATGGACTGGAAGATAACAAAA AAGCGTACTCCAAGCTCACGTACAGGTCCCAGTAAACCATTGGACGGGAACTACGCCTACATAGAGGCCTCAGGACGTAGGTCCGGAGACAACGCTATCCTCACCTCCGCCGTAACGTCACAACTTTCACCTAGCG GTCCATCCTGCCTCCGATTCTTCTACAACATGAATGGCCGTGACATGGGAACATTGGAAGTCTTCGCAGGTGAAcgtaattcaaaacaaaaagtcTGGTCTATTTCCGGAAATCAAAATGATAAATGGAGCCCAGTGGGGGTAGATATTTTGCCTGCAAACGATCTTGTG ATTATGATTGAGGCCATTCGTGGCAAGAGCTACCGTAGTGACATCGCCATAGACACGATTGAACTCTTTGATTCTCCTTGCTCGG ccgGTCCACAGCCTACCTGA
- the LOC117681579 gene encoding liver carboxylesterase 1F — MRTTIAMRITIITLAIFGQVSTYVQNSQHVIHKTKLGFIQGLEISEQNTVKLYKFLNIPYAQPPLQRLRFTKPRPRGPWKGTLNATTHGPACPQVHNQHFVKYGMNEDCLHLDIYAPPGLSRFSRKSVMVWVHGGSYTVGSASFYDGSMLAKTGHVVVVTINYRLGILGFLALKNSTTKGNYGLWDQMMALQWIKDNIDDYGGDPNSITIFGQSAGGFSVGLLALIPQNKGLFHRVIMQSGVPNSSLKVTRPGYDTYTTSDTISTHLCPFFRQDLAMRVICLRYLSSPTLTRPYAYLSFAPVVDNELFEQTPEEILKDGNSSAFEFFMSLDIVVTNCDVDGSVLFPTLKVLEISYKFDSSTPPELVWAYGPESMLESYYGTNKRIIKEVSNFYGFTRDLDFKDQSQKWTAFYTDLFFMAPSMEIADVHYNRVSSTFRLVLTRKSPVYPGLMYNESSPPGWFHGAAHSDDVVFLFLIETLQELDPNTTVTASEEDLQFASKMRRYWSNFAKNGDPNDPSLPFWPSYNTKNKTFMLFGQNISSDASYRNNESNFWLDTIPNILHPHVHEMTSSKPSTSDSTHDQTSTRDHTNTRDQTNQQTSSAGLCCSTTQVEMFMFTFSILINCVL; from the exons ATG AGGACAACCATTGCTATGAGGATAACCATCATCACTTTAGCGATATTTGGTCAAGTATCAACATACGTTCAAAACAGCCAGCATGTTATACACAAGACTAAACTAGGCTTCATCCAGGGACTCGAAATCTCAGAACAAAACACAGTTAAATTGTACAAGTTCCTAAACATTCCCTACGCGCAGCCTCCGCTTCAGAGACTCAGGTTCACCAAACCGAGGCCGCGGGGCCCCTGGAAGGGTACGCTGAATGCCACGACCCACGGACCGGCGTGTCCGCAGGTCCACAACCAACACTTCGTCAAATACGGCATGAACGAGGACTGTCTACACCTGGACATCTACGCCCCGCCGGGTTTGAGCAGGTTTTCCAGAAAATCTGTGATGGTGTGGGTACATGGGGGTTCTTATACTGTAGGAAGTGCGTCATTTTATGACGGGAGCATGTTGGCCAAAACTGGGCATGTTGTTGTTGTGACCATCAACTATCGACTTGGGATATTAGGCTTCCTCGCTTTAAAGAATTCCACCACTAAAGGGAACTACGGCCTGTGGGACCAGATGATGGCTCTGCAGTGGATTAAGGATAACATAGATGACTACGGAGGTGATCCGAACAGTATCACAATTTTTGGCCAATCAGCAGGTGGATTCAGTGTAGGCCTCCTTGCTTTGATTCCGCAGAATAAAGGACTTTTCCACAGGGTAATTATGCAAAGCGGAGTTCCAAATTCGTCCTTGAAGGTTACCCGTCCGGGGTACGACACTTACACTACATCTGATACCATCTCCACTCATTTGTGTCCATTTTTCAGACAAGATCTCGCCATGAGAGTTATTTGCTTGCGGTATTTATCATCCCCTACCCTAACGCGTCCGTACGCTTACCTATCCTTTGCTCCAGTCGTTGACAATGAGTTGTTTGAGCAAACACCCGAAGAGATTCTAAAAGACGGAAATTCGTCTGCGTTTGAATTTTTCATGTCCCTTGATATTGTAGTGACTAACTGCGATGTGGATGGATCAGTCTTGTTTCCAACCCTTAAGGTCCTGGAAATCAGTTATAAGTTTGATTCTTCAACACCGCCTGAACTGGTATGGGCATACGGTCCGGAGTCCATGCTGGAATCATACTACGGAACAAACAAGCGGATAATTAAGGAAGTCAGTAACTTTTATGGTTTCACTCGAGACTTGGATTTCAAAGATCAAAGTCAGAAATGGACTGCGTTCTACACTGACCTGTTTTTCATGGCCCCATCCATGGAGATCGCCGACGTCCATTATAATAGGGTCTCGTCTACATTCAGACTCGTTCTGACCAGGAAAAGCCCTGTATATCCGGGTCTGATGTATAACGAGTCGTCGCCCCCTGGATGGTTCCACGGGGCCGCCCACTCCGATGACGTAGTGTTTCTGTTCCTGATCGAGACTCTACAGGAGCTGGACCCAAACACCACGGTGACGGCGTCAGAGGAAGACCTGCAATTCGCTTCCAAGATGAGACGCTATTGGtcgaattttgcaaaaaacgg AGACCCAAACGATCCGTCTTTGCCATTTTGGCCAAGTTACAACACAAAGAACAAGACGTTCATGCTCTTCGGCCAAAACATCAGTTCAGACGCTTCCTACAGAAACAACGAATCAAACTTTTGGTTGGACACCATACCTAACATTCTACATCCTCATGTTCatgaaatgacgtcatcaaaaccAAGTACAAGTGACAGTACACATGATCAAACCAGTACACGTGATCACACAAATACACGTGATCAAACCAATCAACAAACATCGTCTGCTGGACTTTGTTGTTCCACAACCCAGGTGgaaatgtttatgtttacttTCTCTATACTCATCAATTGTGttctttga